From the genome of Uranotaenia lowii strain MFRU-FL chromosome 1, ASM2978415v1, whole genome shotgun sequence, one region includes:
- the LOC129737937 gene encoding uncharacterized protein LOC129737937 — MATSGATSSAKNPPLRNLQTRLKALLEMFKNLTTFANTLGEVTSVQQIQVRLEKLNELWDKVNDAIMDVEMHDEYQTKEGNCPGIRSDFTTRFYDVKASMLDRIKELEGNAANTSVLQSTRIMDSSIQPVTEHVRLPQIRLQTFDGNIDQWLSFRDLFLSLIHSKVDLPDVEKFHYLKGCLAGEARSLIDPLALTRANYSIAWDTLMSRYNDSKVLKRRQVGNLFKLPKVSKESSSEIQVLLEGFERVVQTLDQLVKPEDYKDLLLLEVLCSRLDPVTRRAWEEHSALQSQDTVKDLTQFLQTRVKILASLPSKSHDPKPELSQLPKKNVVPRTSYSATQSSQGSCIACPDSHLLYTCPAFSRLNASARDKLLRQHSLCRNCFRRGHQASECRSMQVCRKCRGKHHTLVCFREDNAGYSNTRMVPPPRSSQPAALQPNTSTETVSSNVARSRSSTIILATAVVLVEDDTGKTFHARALLDSGSECNFMTERLCQQMKISRRRSNISVLGIGKANTTVKYQISAVVKSRISGFARKMEFLLLPAVTADLPTTSVTFSSWKFPQGVELADPVFFQSKSVDLVFGIQHFFSFFQTDNKIPLGRGLPMLIDSVFGWLVTGAVEHQDSSPHIVCNTASTVNLDELLTRFWSCEEIGSPNTFSPEEQRCEEQFVRTIHRSSDGRYTVGLPKNDQVLLTMGESRGIALQRLSGLERRLVRHPDLRSQYNEFMEEYIQLGHMRRVHVGPEKRCYLPHHPVIKQASTTTKVRVVFDASCKSSTSISLNDTLLAGPVIQGELRALIMRCRTKQIMIVADIEKMFRQIGIDEEDIPLQSILWRKNPSEEAKTYELTTVTYGTKPAPFLATRTLKQLATDEQERFPNGAKAIMEDVYMDDVITGTDKASAASKLCEELINLTRSGGFRLRKFASNSTTALRVIEEEDIALPHSNEIQLDPDPAVKTLGLVWQPRTDILRFNFTILQISENERLTKRKILSAIAMLFDPLGLVGAVTTTAKIFMQRLWKLNEKGERLDWDQPVPVEVEKEWRYFHQQLHFMNNLKIQRCAVIPNSVRMELHFFSDASEKAYGACVYIKSIDTQGRSFVHLLASKSKVAPLKCQSIPRLELCGALLSAELSFKVRDALKTQMDIHFWTDSTCVLQWLKAIPTTWTTFVANRVAKIQTATENCVWRHVPGIQNPADLISRGLYPDQIQDSNLWWNGPEWLLQNHYPNQPSSFSTEGVNTEVRNVTANLATSQNDFGMDYVNKFSSFTKLVRCTAYWMRLMRILKKSEPNPRSLLTVVELREAEYAIIRRIQKETFSEEWKCLAEGKDVHRNSPLRWFVPQISSENLIRVGGRLGKSEESEDTKHPIVLPAKHPFTKLLYEYYHQKLMHAGSQLLLSSVRLKYWPLGGRNVPRQIIHNCKQCFRSKPNPIQQFMGELPSDRVTKSRPFMKTGVDYFGPVYLRLAPRRPATKAYVAVFICLCTKAVHLELVSDLSTERFLQALRRFIGRRGYCADIYSDNGTNFVGARNFLRELLEIIRNSQHQERVSKECVNNHIQWHFIPPAAPHFGGLWEAAVRSAKKHLLKVLGENAVSFEEMTTLLVQVENCLNSRPITALTDDPGNLQPLTPGHFLIGEAFQQLPDRDFREVPMNRLNQSQVLQKKLQHFWDRWRVEYLTQLQGRYKRWRSPVEISVGMLFIIKDDNLPPSRWKMGRIEKLHPGSDGVVRVVTLKTAAGPSTRPVEKLCLLPDAFQPNEDRQIPSENQTDQCPPSCS; from the coding sequence ATGGCTACCTCCGGCGCAACCTCTTCTGCTAAAAATCCACCGCTGAGGAATCTTCAAACCAGGTTGAAGGCATtacttgaaatgtttaaaaacttaacCACGTTTGCGAACACATTGGGCGAGGTAACATCAGTTCAACAGATTCAGGTCAGGTTGGAAAAATTGAACGAACTCTGGGATAAGGTCAACGATGCTATCATGGATGTTGAAATGCATGATGAGTATCAAACGAAGGAAGGCAACTGCCCAGGCATAAGGTCGGACTTCACCACGCGCTTCTACGATGTTAAGGCGAGCATGTTGGACCGGATCAAGGAGCTGGAAGGAAATGCTGCGAATACTAGTGTCTTGCAGTCCACCCGTATCATGGATTCATCCATTCAGCCAGTGACGGAACATGTGAGGTTACCCCAAATACGTCTGCAGACATTCGACGGCAACATTGACCAGTGGCTGAGTTTCCGAGATCTTTTCCTGTCGCTGATCCATTCAAAGGTGGACTTACCGGATGTGGAAAAATTCCACTACCTCAAGGGATGTCTAGCTGGAGAAGCTAGATCGCTCATCGACCCCTTGGCATTGACGAGGGCCAACTACTCCATCGCTTGGGACACTTTGATGTCAAGATACAACGACAGCAAGGTTTTAAAACGTCGTCAGGTTGGAAATTTGTTCAAACTTCCGAAAGTTTCCAAAGAATCGTCATCGGAGATCCAGGTGTTGCTCGAAGGTTTTGAACGTGTTGTGCAAACCTTAGACCAACTAGTGAAACCTGAAGACTACAAGGATTTACTGCTGTTGGAAGTATTGTGTTCCAGACTAGACCCCGTCACGCGTCGTGCTTGGGAAGAGCATAGCGCGCTCCAGAGCCAGGATACCGTAAAGGATCTTACGCAGTTCCTGCAAACGAGAGTCAAAATTCTTGCCTCACTGCCATCCAAATCACACGATCCCAAGCCGGAGCTGTCACAGTTACCCAAAAAGAATGTCGTCCCCAGAACCAGCTATAGCGCAACTCAATCATCACAAGGATCTTGTATTGCTTGTCCAGATTCGCATCTCCTCTACACGTGTCCAGCGTTTTCGAGACTGAATGCCTCCGCTCGTGATAAGCTACTGAGACAACACTCGCTATGCCGCAATTGTTTCCGGCGTGGCCATCAAGCTTCGGAATGCAGATCAATGCAGGTGTGTCGGAAATGCAGGGGAAAGCACCATACTCTAGTGTGCTTCCGAGAAGATAACGCAGGATACAGCAATACGCGAATGGTACCACCCCCCAGAAGTAGTCAACCAGCTGCTCTCCAACCGAATACTTCAACAGAAACAGTTTCTTCAAATGTTGCAAGGAGCCGTTCCTCAACTATTATTCTCGCTACAGCAGTCGTTTTAGTGGAAGACGACACCGGCAAGACCTTTCATGCAAGGGCATTATTAGATTCAGGGTCAGAGTGCAACTTCATGACAGAGAGGCTCTGTCAGCAAATGAAGATTTCAAGAAGACGTTCGAACATCTCAGTTTTGGGAATCGGCAAGGCGAATACCACTGTGAAGTACCAGATTTCAGCAGTTGTCAAGTCGCGAATATCGGGTTTTGCGAGGAAGATGGAGTTTTTACTTTTACCAGCGGTTACTGCAGATCTGCCTACTACCAGCGTGACGTTTTCATCGTGGAAGTTCCCACAGGGTGTGGAACTAGCAGATCCAGTATTTTTCCAATCCAAATCAGTGGATTTGGTATTCGGCATTCAACATTTCTTCTCCTTCTTTCAAACCGACAACAAAATCCCGCTAGGCAGAGGGCTACCAATGCTGATAGATTCGGTATTTGGTTGGTTGGTCACCGGTGCAGTCGAACATCAGGATTCATCACCACACATCGTTTGTAATACGGCATCTACAGTAAATCTCGACGAACTTCTCACCAGgttttggtcgtgtgaggagaTAGGGTCTCCGAACACATTTTCCCCGGAAGAACAACGCTGCGAGGAGCAGTTTGTTCGCACAATCCATAGGAGTTCTGATGGACGATATACTGTTGGCTTACCGAAAAACGACCAGGTGCTTTTGACGATGGGCGAGTCGCGAGGCATTGCACTTCAGCGACTGAGTGGCTTGGAACGCAGATTGGTGAGGCATCCAGATTTGCGGAGTCAGTACAACGAATTCATGGAGGAGTACATACAGCTAGGGCACATGCGCAGGGTGCATGTGGGCCCGGAAAAACGTTGCTATCTACCACACCATCCAGTCATCAAACAGGCCAGCACAACCACGAAGGTTCGAGTGGTGTTTGACGCATCATGCAAGAGCAGCACCAGTATTTCCCTGAACGATACACTCTTGGCAGGACCCGTTATCCAGGGCGAGCTTCGAGCTCTCATCATGCGTTGCCGCACGAAACAAATTATGATTGTCGCGGACATCGAAAAAATGTTCAGACAGATCGGAATCGATGAAGAAGACATACCGCTTCAAAGCATTCTGTGGAGGAAGAATCCATCGGAGGAGGCGAAGACCTATGAACTGACTACCGTCACATACGGAACAAAACCGGCACCGTTTCTTGCCACCAGAACCTTGAAACAGTTGGCCACAGATGAACAGGAAAGATTTCCTAATGGAGCCAAAGCTATTATGGAGGACGTCTACATGGACGACGTTATAACCGGTACAGATAAAGCAAGCGCAGCCTCGAAACTATGTGAGGAATTAATCAATCTAACGAGGAGTGGAGGGTTCCGACTGCGAAAATTTGCTTCGAATTCAACGACAGCCTTGCGCGTAATAGAAGAGGAAGACATAGCGCTGCCGCATAGTAACGAGATACAGCTCGACCCAGACCCTGCAGTCAAAACCCTAGGTCTTGTTTGGCAACCTCGGACAGACATTTTGCGATTTAACTTTACCATTCTGCAGATATCAGAAAACGAAAGGTTAACCAAGCGGAAAATACTGTCGGCAATCGCAATGTTGTTTGATCCTCTTGGATTAGTCGGAGCAGTAACCACTACCGCAAAGATATTTATGCAGAGGTTGTGGAAATTGAACGAGAAGGGTGAAAGACTCGACTGGGATCAACCAGTACCAGTTGAAGTAGAAAAAGAATGGCGTTATTTCCACCAGCAGCTTCATTTCATGAACAATTTGAAGATTCAACGTTGTGCAGTCATCCCAAATTCGGTACGTATGGAGCTACATTTCTTTTCGGATGCATCGGAGAAGGCATACGGCGCCTGCGTGTATATCAAAAGCATCGACACTCAAGGAAGAAGCTTCGTACATCTACTAGCATCGAAATCGAAGGTCGCGCCGTTGAAATGCCAGTCGATACCAAGGTTGGAGCTATGCGGAGCCCTTCTGTCAGCCGAATTATCCTTCAAGGTTCGAGATGCGTTGAAGACCCAGATGGATATACACTTTTGGACGGATTCAACTTGCGTTCTACAATGGTTGAAGGCGATTCCAACTACATGGACAACGTTCGTGGCAAATCGTGTAGCGAAAATCCAAACAGCAACGGAGAACTGTGTTTGGAGACACGTTCCTGGCATACAGAATCCTGCAGATTTGATTTCCCGTGGATTATATCCAGACCAGATCCAGGACAGCAATCTATGGTGGAATGGTCCCGAATGGCTACTACAGAATCATTACCCGAACCAGCCAAGTAGCTTTAGCACCGAAGGAGTAAATACAGAAGTACGAAATGTAACAGCGAACCTGGCAACTAGTCAAAATGATTTCGGAATGGATTATGTAAACAAATTTTCGTCATTTACTAAACTTGTCCGATGTACTGCGTACTGGATGCGTCTAATGCGAATCTTGAAGAAATCGGAACCAAATCCAAGAAGTCTTTTAACTGTGGTAGAACTTCGGGAGGCCGAATACGCCATAATACGACGAATACAGAAGGAGACATTTTCCGAAGAATGGAAGTGTTTAGCTGAGGGAAAGGATGTGCATCGGAATTCGCCGCTGCGGTGGTTCGTTCCTCAAATATCTTCAGAAAACCTTATTCGAGTTGGTGGCCGATTAGGAAAATCAGAGGAGTCGGAAGATACCAAGCACCCAATAGTGCTACCTGCAAAACACCCTTTTACAAAGCTCTTATACGAGTACTACCATCAAAAGCTTATGCACGCTGGATCACAGTTGTTACTAAGCTCAGTTCGCCTGAAGTATTGGCCACTTGGAGGTCGTAACGTTCCACGCCAGATCATACATAATTGTAAACAATGTTTCCGCTCAAAGCCAAATCCTATTCAACAATTTATGGGTGAGCTGCCGTCAGATCGTGTTACGAAATCAAGACCGTTTATGAAGACCGGAGTTGACTATTTTGGCCCAGTGTACTTGCGTTTGGCACCAAGACGACCAGCAACAAAGGCTTACGTAGCTGTTTTCATCTGCCTTTGTACCAAGGCAGTGCACCTTGAATTAGTTTCGGACCTTTCGACAGAACGGTTCCTCCAAGCACTACGCCGATTTATTGGGAGAAGAGGATACTGTGCCGACATTTATTCGGACAATGGGACCAATTTTGTGGGAGCCCGTAACTTCCTGCGGGAATTACTGGAGATCATTCGCAACAGCCAACATCAAGAAAGGGTATCCAAGGAGTGCGTCAACAATCACATTCAATGGCATTTCATCCCCCCAGCAGCTCCTCACTTTGGAGGCCTTTGGGAAGCTGCGGTTCGATCGGCCAAGAAGCATCTCCTGAAGGTTCTTGGAGAAAATGCTGTTTCCTTTGAAGAAATGACCACGTTGCTGGTCCAGGTAGAAAACTGTTTAAACTCAAGGCCCATCACCGCATTAACCGATGATCCAGGAAACCTTCAACCTCTTACTCCAGGCCATTTTTTAATTGGCGAAGCATTCCAACAACTACCGGACAGAGACTTCCGAGAAGTGCCAATGAATCGTCTTAACCAGAGTCAAGTGCTCCAGAAAAAGCTTCAGCACTTTTGGGATAGATGGAGAGTAGAGTATCTCACGCAACTGCAAGGACGATACAAAAGATGGAGGTCTCCTGTTGAGATATCCGTTGGCATGCTGTTCATCATTAAGGACGACAACCTTCCACCCTCCCGTTGGAAAATGGGACGCATTGAGAAGCTGCATCCAGGATCAGACGGTGTTGTGAGAGTAGTTACTCTGAAGACTGCTGCAGGACCTTCTACGCGACCGGTCGAAAAACTTTGCCTGTTGCCAGATGCATTTCAGCCCAACGAAGACCGACAAATACCCTCTGAGAACCAAACAGATCAGTGCCCCCCCTCGTGTTCGTGA